Proteins co-encoded in one Arachis hypogaea cultivar Tifrunner chromosome 13, arahy.Tifrunner.gnm2.J5K5, whole genome shotgun sequence genomic window:
- the LOC112738174 gene encoding LEAF RUST 10 DISEASE-RESISTANCEUS RECEPTOR-LIKE PROTEIN KINASE-like 2.4, with translation MSNTILVFFFFFFITLQQSYSENNDTSYSICSKPFSCGTRITNASYPFWGGNRPQFCGTNGFKLTCTNNTTSLQIGLQKFHVLAINQTQSTMRLVRTDFVYDRCSSNLTNTSLNGSPFHFLPNTLHNITIFYDCPSGSHYTNNFTCQNDSSKRGFYAVNGTQAQQFRNCGVSVQVQVSGSVGNNLKGALDEGFDVQYDADLSSKCKTCTESGGVCGTNNETDSSQFSCYCPTGTHASACSSHKSSSKHKVLKLVLGFLGTGIGLPLIAVIICRNKAKVWKFIKNQLGLMNKHDRNIEAFLESQGPLGIKRYNFSDVKKMTNSFKVKLGEGGYGSVYKGKLPNGSSVAVKMLNDSKRNNGEEFVNEVASISKTSHVNVVTLVGFCLEGSRKALVYEFMPNGSLEKFVHKKADQSTPALSWDKLYQIAIGIAKGLEYLHKGCNTKIVHFDIKPHNILLDENYRPKISDFGLAKLGTKDESIMSMSYARGTVGYVAPEMCNKSFGGVSHKSDVYSYGMMLLEMVGGQKNANVEASRSSEIYFPQLVIYKKLEVGSDLGLDGVMSTEENELAKKMIMVGLWCIQTIPSQRPTISRVIDMLEGSMESMEMPPKPTMSSPPRSATDFSTASLSGDSC, from the exons ATGAGTAACAccattcttgttttctttttcttcttctttataactctGCAGCAATCCTACTCTGAAAACAATGACACCTCATACTCCATTTGCAGCAAACCATTCAGCTGCGGAACACGCATCACCAACGCATCGTACCCTTTCTGGGGAGGGAACAGACCCCAGTTTTGTGGAACCAATGGTTTCAAACTCACCTGCACCAACAACACTACTTCActtcaaattggtttgcaaaagTTCCATGTACTTGCCATAAACCAAACTCAGAGTACCATGAGACTCGTCAGAACAGACTTTGTCTATGATCGCTGTTCTTCCAACCTCACCAACACTTCTCTCAATGGAAGTCCCTTTCATTTTCTCCCAAACACTCTTCACAATATCACTATATTCTACGATTGTCCATCTGGGAGTCATTACACCAACAATTTTACGTGCCAGAATGATAGCAGCAAACGTGGTTTCTATGCTGTCAATGGAACTCAGGCTCAGCAGTTTCGGAACTGTGGGGTTAGTGTTCAAGTGCAAGTTTCAGGTTCTGTAGGGAATAATCTCAAGGGAGCATTGGATGAAGGGTTTGATGTTCAGTATGATGCAGACTTGTCTTCAAAGTGCAAAACATGCACGGAATCTGGAGGAGTATGTGGCACCAATAACGAAACTGATTCCTCTCAGTTTTCATGTTATTGCCCCACTGGAACTCATGCTTCTGCTTGTTCTTCTCATAAAA GTAGTTCGAAGCACAAAGTCTTGAAGCTAGTTTTAG GTTTCCTAGGAACTGGAATTGGACTACCTCTGATTGCTGTGATCATATGCCGCAATAAAGCTAAGGTGTGGAAGTTCATAAAGAATCAATTAGGATTGATGAATAAGCATGATCGAAATATAGAAGCCTTTCTAGAAAGCCAAGGTCCACTTGgtataaaaagatataatttctCTGACGTGAAGAAAATGACCAACTCCTTCAAAGTCAAACTCGGAGAAGGAGGTTATGGTTCTGTTTACAAGGGAAAATTACCCAATGGTTCCTCTGTGGCTGTAAAGATGCTCAATGACTCCAAAAGGAATAACGGCGAAGAATTCGTCAATGAAGTTGCCAGCATTAGCAAAACATCTCATGTTAATGTTGTCACTCTTGTCGGATTTTGCCTCGAAGGAAGCAGAAAAGCTCTCGTCTATGAATTCATGCCTAATGGTTCTCTCGAAAAATTTGTTCACAAAAAGGCCGATCAAAGCACTCCGGCCCTGAGTTGGGACAAGTTGTACCAGATTGCAATCGGAATAGCTAAAGGATTGGAGTACTTGCACAAAGGATGCAACACTAAGATTGTGCATTTTGATATTAAGCCTCATAATATTCTTTTGGACGAAAATTATCGTCCAAAAATATCAGATTTTGGACTAGCTAAACTCGGCACAAAGGATGAGAGCATTATGTCAATGTCATATGCTAGAGGCACAGTTGGATATGTGGCTCCGGAGATGTGCAACAAGAGTTTCGGAGGTGTATCTCATAAATCTGATGTTTATAGCTACGGAATGATGCTGCTAGAAATGGTTGGAGGGCAGAAGAATGCGAATGTTGAAGCGAGTCGCTCGAGCGAGATATACTTTCCACAATTGGTGATTTACAAGAAGCTTGAGGTTGGGAGTGATTTGGGGCTTGATGGGGTGATGAGCACAGAAGAAAATGAGTTGGCGAAGAAAATGATTATGGTGGGTTTGTGGTGCATTCAGACAATTCCCTCTCAAAGACCAACCATAAGCAGAGTGATTGACATGTTGGAAGGTAGCATGGAGTCTATGGAAATGCCACCAAAACCAACTATGTCATCTCCTCCAAGATCCGCAACAGACTTTTCCACTGCATCATTGTCAGGGGATAGTTGTTGA
- the LOC140177577 gene encoding uncharacterized protein: MLLFLHEQDKYPTPADIDKIICAKILDPNVNNAYYEAIKSFMLHGPCGLISRPTSPCMEEGHCIRHFSKKFYEVTTVDEDGYPSYRHRDNGRMVKLSGIHLNNRYVVPLNKLLLLKYCVHINVEWCNQSRSIKYLFKYVNKGSDRVTASFYTNSTSDNSSIKVDEVKMFYDC, translated from the coding sequence ATGTTGTTGTTCTTACATGAGCAAGATAAGTATCCAACCCCAGCAGACATAGACAAAATCATCTGTGCTAAGATTCTCGATCCTAATGTTAATAATGCATACTATGAAGCTATCAAGAGTTTTATGCTGCATGGTCCATGTGGTCTTATTAGCAGACCAACTTCGCCTTGCATGGAAGAAGGACATTGTATACGTCATTTCTCTAAGAAATTCTATGAAGTTACTACAGTTGACGAAGATGGTTACCCAAGTTATAGGCATCGAGATAATGGACGCATGGTGAAATTGTCTGGAATTCATCTTAACAACAGATATGTCGTGCCACTTAATAAATTATTGTTACTAAAATACTGTGTTCACATTAATGTGGAATGGTGCAACCAATCAAGATCTATCAAGTATTTGTTCAAATATGTAAACAAAGGGAGTGATCGTGTCACAGCCTCATTTTACACAAACTCCACCAGTGATAATTCAAGTATAAAAGTTGATGAAGTGAAAATGTTTTATGATTGTTGA